The Conexivisphaera calida genome includes a region encoding these proteins:
- a CDS encoding glycosyltransferase family 4 protein, giving the protein MRVAFLSIEYPPVVFGGLGTYAAEVARRVAGAGHEVHVFSWGRGERSDGGVFAHGLDSMDFTRALKVISNEELGRWGPGLRYLNDVLTYNAFAAYEVRRLSGSGSFDLVHAHDWLSAPAGMALADSLGYPLVFHLHSTERGRNLGGGSPTVASMELRAAERADAVITVSNAMKECDLAPQGFPLEKVRVIWNGVDPEVYDPSKADPGMVAEVRAKYGGAGGPLLLFMGRLVKEKGVMELVEAMKHVRHGHPGARLLIVGQGYLRDHLIERVHRLGLEGTVVVLDRFLGLEEKLAFYAAADVAVFPSLYEPFGIVALEAMSMGKPVVVGASGCSGLREIVVPSGPDRCGVHVNGHDPKDIAWGISAALGEDAALMGANGRRRVLENFTWDITVRRTLDVYSSVAGHRRPPHIP; this is encoded by the coding sequence GTGAGAGTAGCATTCCTATCCATAGAGTATCCGCCCGTCGTGTTCGGGGGACTTGGGACGTACGCCGCGGAGGTGGCCAGGCGCGTAGCGGGCGCCGGGCACGAGGTGCACGTGTTCTCCTGGGGAAGGGGTGAGCGCTCTGACGGCGGGGTCTTCGCCCACGGGCTCGATTCGATGGACTTCACGAGGGCACTGAAGGTCATATCGAATGAAGAACTCGGGCGGTGGGGGCCTGGACTCAGGTACCTGAACGACGTGCTTACTTACAACGCGTTCGCGGCATACGAGGTTCGTAGGCTATCCGGATCCGGGTCGTTCGACCTGGTGCACGCGCACGACTGGCTCTCGGCGCCGGCGGGGATGGCGCTGGCCGACTCGCTCGGATATCCGCTCGTATTTCACCTGCACTCGACCGAGAGGGGGAGGAACCTCGGAGGGGGCTCGCCCACCGTGGCATCGATGGAGCTGAGGGCGGCCGAGAGGGCGGACGCCGTGATCACTGTGTCCAACGCCATGAAGGAGTGCGACCTGGCGCCGCAGGGATTTCCCCTCGAGAAGGTGAGGGTGATATGGAACGGCGTGGACCCCGAGGTCTACGATCCATCTAAGGCGGATCCCGGGATGGTCGCGGAGGTCAGGGCGAAGTACGGCGGCGCGGGCGGGCCACTTTTGCTGTTCATGGGCAGGCTGGTGAAGGAGAAGGGAGTCATGGAGCTCGTCGAGGCAATGAAACACGTGCGGCATGGGCACCCGGGCGCCAGGCTCCTGATCGTGGGACAGGGATATCTCAGGGACCACCTGATCGAGCGTGTCCACAGGCTCGGCCTGGAGGGCACCGTGGTCGTGCTGGATCGCTTCCTGGGCCTCGAGGAAAAACTGGCGTTCTACGCGGCCGCCGACGTGGCGGTCTTCCCGAGCCTCTACGAGCCGTTCGGGATAGTGGCGCTCGAGGCGATGTCAATGGGGAAGCCGGTAGTCGTGGGCGCCAGCGGCTGCAGCGGGCTGCGCGAGATAGTCGTGCCGTCGGGGCCCGACAGGTGCGGCGTGCACGTGAACGGGCACGACCCGAAGGACATAGCGTGGGGAATCTCTGCCGCGCTGGGTGAGGACGCCGCGCTGATGGGCGCCAATGGAAGGAGGAGGGTCCTGGAGAACTTCACCTGGGATATCACCGTCAGGAGGACCCTGGACGTCTACTCCTCCGTCGCGGGACATCGCCGACCTCCTCACATCCCGTAG
- a CDS encoding glycosyltransferase family 4 protein, translating to MRVLHLSWEYPPRIVGGLSRHVYGLSRALAAKGVEVVVVTLEYPGLADVVVEGNLKVVRVQSSGYPSPDFPAWVHQFNMRMVEAALREASSSGFDLVHAHDWLSATAGIALKHMLRRPLVSTLHSTECGRRSGIHDDLQRHIAEMEWWQAYESWRTIACSRYMRGELEGCLGVPADKIDVIPNGFTPMPPPGPEMDIPAIRRRYAADHERIVFFVGRMVHEKGVEVLVDAALELLGRRGDVKFVLAGDGPLRVNLMRRVESSGMAGKFYFLGFVSDEELAELYAAADVAVFPSLYEPFGIVALEAMSMGKPVVVSDVGGLAEVVEPMVNGLKVPCCDPHALAGAISWILDHPDEASRMGANGARIARERYSWDVLAERTLETYRRVLREYESSGWRAATCRESRGSSSGTR from the coding sequence ATGAGGGTCCTTCACCTCAGCTGGGAATATCCGCCCAGGATAGTAGGCGGCCTGTCCCGCCACGTGTACGGCCTCTCGCGGGCGCTCGCCGCCAAGGGCGTGGAGGTCGTCGTGGTGACGCTGGAGTACCCCGGCCTGGCGGACGTGGTGGTGGAGGGCAACCTGAAGGTGGTGAGGGTTCAGAGCTCCGGCTATCCCTCCCCGGACTTCCCCGCGTGGGTCCACCAGTTCAACATGCGCATGGTGGAGGCCGCCCTGAGGGAGGCCTCGTCCTCGGGGTTCGACCTGGTACACGCGCACGACTGGCTCTCCGCCACCGCCGGGATAGCGCTGAAGCACATGCTCAGGAGGCCACTGGTGTCCACCCTTCACTCCACGGAGTGCGGCAGGCGCTCCGGGATACACGATGACCTGCAGCGGCACATAGCGGAGATGGAGTGGTGGCAGGCGTACGAGAGCTGGAGGACGATCGCCTGCAGTCGCTACATGAGGGGGGAGCTCGAGGGCTGCCTCGGCGTGCCCGCCGATAAGATCGACGTGATACCCAACGGCTTCACGCCCATGCCTCCTCCGGGCCCGGAGATGGATATACCGGCCATCAGGCGCAGGTACGCCGCGGACCACGAGAGGATAGTGTTCTTCGTCGGCCGCATGGTGCATGAGAAGGGCGTCGAGGTCCTGGTGGACGCGGCCCTCGAGCTCCTGGGCCGCCGCGGCGACGTGAAGTTCGTGCTGGCTGGCGATGGCCCCCTCAGGGTGAACCTGATGAGGAGGGTCGAGTCATCAGGGATGGCCGGCAAGTTCTACTTCCTGGGGTTCGTGAGCGACGAGGAGCTCGCGGAGCTCTACGCGGCCGCCGACGTGGCGGTCTTCCCGAGCCTCTACGAGCCGTTCGGGATAGTGGCGCTCGAGGCGATGTCAATGGGGAAGCCGGTAGTCGTCTCCGACGTGGGCGGGCTGGCAGAGGTAGTGGAGCCGATGGTGAACGGCCTCAAGGTCCCCTGCTGCGATCCGCACGCGCTGGCCGGAGCCATCTCCTGGATCCTGGACCATCCAGATGAAGCGTCCAGGATGGGAGCGAACGGCGCCAGGATTGCGCGCGAGCGCTACTCATGGGACGTGCTCGCGGAGCGCACGCTGGAGACTTATCGGAGGGTCCTCCGGGAGTACGAGTCATCCGGGTGGCGCGCCGCTACATGCCGGGAATCGCGCGGTTCCTCCTCCGGGACTCGGTGA